Proteins found in one Mucilaginibacter gracilis genomic segment:
- a CDS encoding OmpH family outer membrane protein, producing the protein MKKLLKVVLVAGCMLFTGNMIANAQSKIGHVNFNAIIDQMPDTKVISAQLQAYQKTFIDQLTVMQSELQVKANAYDTQKATMTDAVRQLKEGELQDIQKRMQDYQTTAGQKVDAKKEELGKPLFDKVRLAISAVAKEKGYGYVIDSSQNELLVAPDGDDLMAAVKLKLGLK; encoded by the coding sequence ATGAAAAAATTATTAAAAGTTGTATTAGTTGCGGGGTGTATGTTGTTTACGGGGAACATGATAGCTAATGCACAATCAAAAATTGGCCATGTTAACTTTAACGCTATAATTGACCAAATGCCCGATACCAAGGTAATTTCGGCCCAGTTACAAGCTTATCAAAAAACGTTTATCGATCAGTTAACTGTTATGCAATCGGAGCTTCAAGTTAAAGCTAATGCTTACGATACTCAAAAAGCTACCATGACTGATGCTGTGCGCCAGTTAAAAGAAGGTGAATTGCAAGACATTCAAAAACGTATGCAGGATTATCAAACAACTGCAGGCCAAAAAGTTGATGCCAAAAAAGAAGAACTTGGTAAACCACTTTTTGACAAAGTTAGATTGGCAATATCGGCAGTAGCTAAAGAAAAAGGTTACGGTTACGTTATCGATTCGTCGCAAAATGAGCTTTTGGTAGCTCCGGATGGCGAC